The Xiphophorus couchianus chromosome 5, X_couchianus-1.0, whole genome shotgun sequence genome includes a region encoding these proteins:
- the LOC114145049 gene encoding uncharacterized protein LOC114145049 isoform X1: MARAAVTKLLLLVFLAFIICLPELFRIYSVSKVNFHCLPHRPYEPMHEERKGGNVQPIKGKDKRKAICNPTSSPELEQLEQICTQEAKRNAAGLHSETQKVQGDSRSDLFMCETDKNMEELHSNLSSPVLVVLLEVSVVFQVNDTEAVNHTLFGYSGQRSLYLQPPEEEDKANQEQAFYCCLPLIQSSNSANQSRCLLWLTNQTVLTGTETERLSWKQADRGWCSYRWIFLVLLCVVFLIVVTTVFGKIYLGTRLNNKTIVHHIEYQPPNRQLKETAYHLNRRQSWPETTYRLNRLRSWTGLSPIIEIESRENIETLLNGNPLSCYTENPSSSPSSSYLLPHRRTTVVTDAQ; encoded by the exons TTTCAAAGGTGAATTTCCACTGCCTTCCCCACCGACCTTACGAACCGATGCATGAGGAACGGAAAGGGGGAAATGTGCAGCCAATAAAGGGTAAAGATAAAAGAAAGGCCATCTGTAATCCTACTTCAAGTCCAGAACTTGAACAGTTGGAGCAGATCTGCACACAAGAGGCAAAAAGAAACGCAGCAGGTTTACATTCTGAAACGCAAAAAGTCCAAGGAGATTCAAGGTCAGACTTGTTCATGTGTGAAACAGACAAGAACATGGAGGAACTTCACAGCAACCTCTCATCACCAG TTCTGGTGGTACTTCTGGAGGTGTCAGTGGTCTTCCAAGTGAACGACACCGAGGCCGTGAATCATACTTTGTTTGGCTACAGCGGTCAGAGGTCCCTGTACCTCCAACCACCTGAAGAGGAGGACAAAGCAAACCAGGAACAGGCTTTCTACTGCTGTCTTCCTCTCATTCAATCATCCAACTCGGCCAATCAAAGCCGCTGCCTCCTTTGGCTCACCAATCAAACTGTTTTGAcaggaacagaaacagaaaggctGTCATGGAAACAGGCAGATAGAG GATGGTGCAGCTACAGGTGGAtctttctggttctgctgtgtGTGGTGTTCCTGATTGTTGTCACAACTGTGTTTGGAAAAATCTATCTGGGGACACGCTTAAACa ATAAAACTATTGTGCATCACATTGAGTACCAGCCTCCCAATCGGCAGTTAAAAG AAACAGCGTACCATTTAAATCGACGTCAGTCTTGGCCTG AAACAACGTACCGTTTGAATCGGCTCAGGTCTTGGACTG GACTTTCGCCCATAATAGAAATTGAAAGCAGAG AGAACATCGAAACTTTGCTGAATGGAAATCCCCTTAGCTGCTATACAG aaaacccTTCATCATCGCCGTCATCCTCCTACCTCCTCCCTCACAGAAGAACAACAGTGGTGACAGACGCGCAATAA
- the LOC114145049 gene encoding uncharacterized protein LOC114145049 isoform X2 has protein sequence MARAAVTKLLLLVFLAFIICLPELFRIYSVSKVNFHCLPHRPYEPMHEERKGGNVQPIKGKDKRKAICNPTSSPELEQLEQICTQEAKRNAAGLHSETQKVQGDSRSDLFMCETDKNMEELHSNLSSPVLVVLLEVSVVFQVNDTEAVNHTLFGYSGQRSLYLQPPEEEDKANQEQAFYCCLPLIQSSNSANQSRCLLWLTNQTVLTGTETERLSWKQADRGWCSYRWIFLVLLCVVFLIVVTTVFGKIYLGTRLNNKTIVHHIEYQPPNRQLKETAYHLNRRQSWPETTYRLNRLRSWTGLSPIIEIESRENIETLLNGNPLSCYTEEQQW, from the exons TTTCAAAGGTGAATTTCCACTGCCTTCCCCACCGACCTTACGAACCGATGCATGAGGAACGGAAAGGGGGAAATGTGCAGCCAATAAAGGGTAAAGATAAAAGAAAGGCCATCTGTAATCCTACTTCAAGTCCAGAACTTGAACAGTTGGAGCAGATCTGCACACAAGAGGCAAAAAGAAACGCAGCAGGTTTACATTCTGAAACGCAAAAAGTCCAAGGAGATTCAAGGTCAGACTTGTTCATGTGTGAAACAGACAAGAACATGGAGGAACTTCACAGCAACCTCTCATCACCAG TTCTGGTGGTACTTCTGGAGGTGTCAGTGGTCTTCCAAGTGAACGACACCGAGGCCGTGAATCATACTTTGTTTGGCTACAGCGGTCAGAGGTCCCTGTACCTCCAACCACCTGAAGAGGAGGACAAAGCAAACCAGGAACAGGCTTTCTACTGCTGTCTTCCTCTCATTCAATCATCCAACTCGGCCAATCAAAGCCGCTGCCTCCTTTGGCTCACCAATCAAACTGTTTTGAcaggaacagaaacagaaaggctGTCATGGAAACAGGCAGATAGAG GATGGTGCAGCTACAGGTGGAtctttctggttctgctgtgtGTGGTGTTCCTGATTGTTGTCACAACTGTGTTTGGAAAAATCTATCTGGGGACACGCTTAAACa ATAAAACTATTGTGCATCACATTGAGTACCAGCCTCCCAATCGGCAGTTAAAAG AAACAGCGTACCATTTAAATCGACGTCAGTCTTGGCCTG AAACAACGTACCGTTTGAATCGGCTCAGGTCTTGGACTG GACTTTCGCCCATAATAGAAATTGAAAGCAGAG AGAACATCGAAACTTTGCTGAATGGAAATCCCCTTAGCTGCTATACAG AAGAACAACAGTGGTGA
- the LOC114145049 gene encoding uncharacterized protein LOC114145049 isoform X3, whose protein sequence is MARAAVTKLLLLVFLAFIICLPELFRIYSVSKVNFHCLPHRPYEPMHEERKGGNVQPIKGKDKRKAICNPTSSPELEQLEQICTQEAKRNAAGLHSETQKVQGDSRSDLFMCETDKNMEELHSNLSSPVLVVLLEVSVVFQVNDTEAVNHTLFGYSGQRSLYLQPPEEEDKANQEQAFYCCLPLIQSSNSANQSRCLLWLTNQTVLTGTETERLSWKQADRGWCSYRWIFLVLLCVVFLIVVTTVFGKIYLGTRLNNKTIVHHIEYQPPNRQLKETAYHLNRRQSWPETTYRLNRLRSWTGLSPIIEIESRENIETLLNGNPLSCYTGKN, encoded by the exons TTTCAAAGGTGAATTTCCACTGCCTTCCCCACCGACCTTACGAACCGATGCATGAGGAACGGAAAGGGGGAAATGTGCAGCCAATAAAGGGTAAAGATAAAAGAAAGGCCATCTGTAATCCTACTTCAAGTCCAGAACTTGAACAGTTGGAGCAGATCTGCACACAAGAGGCAAAAAGAAACGCAGCAGGTTTACATTCTGAAACGCAAAAAGTCCAAGGAGATTCAAGGTCAGACTTGTTCATGTGTGAAACAGACAAGAACATGGAGGAACTTCACAGCAACCTCTCATCACCAG TTCTGGTGGTACTTCTGGAGGTGTCAGTGGTCTTCCAAGTGAACGACACCGAGGCCGTGAATCATACTTTGTTTGGCTACAGCGGTCAGAGGTCCCTGTACCTCCAACCACCTGAAGAGGAGGACAAAGCAAACCAGGAACAGGCTTTCTACTGCTGTCTTCCTCTCATTCAATCATCCAACTCGGCCAATCAAAGCCGCTGCCTCCTTTGGCTCACCAATCAAACTGTTTTGAcaggaacagaaacagaaaggctGTCATGGAAACAGGCAGATAGAG GATGGTGCAGCTACAGGTGGAtctttctggttctgctgtgtGTGGTGTTCCTGATTGTTGTCACAACTGTGTTTGGAAAAATCTATCTGGGGACACGCTTAAACa ATAAAACTATTGTGCATCACATTGAGTACCAGCCTCCCAATCGGCAGTTAAAAG AAACAGCGTACCATTTAAATCGACGTCAGTCTTGGCCTG AAACAACGTACCGTTTGAATCGGCTCAGGTCTTGGACTG GACTTTCGCCCATAATAGAAATTGAAAGCAGAG AGAACATCGAAACTTTGCTGAATGGAAATCCCCTTAGCTGCTATACAG GAAAGAATTAA